The proteins below are encoded in one region of Pleuronectes platessa chromosome 14, fPlePla1.1, whole genome shotgun sequence:
- the arglu1a gene encoding arginine and glutamate-rich protein 1-A, giving the protein MGRSRSRSSSRSKHSKSSKHSKKRSRSRSRDKERTKKRSKSRESKRNRRRESRSRSRSTTTSSRRERVASPPERLDIFGRTLSKRNALDEKQRKEDEERKTEMERQRKIRQLEIEEKLIEEETARRVEELVAKRVEEELEKRKDEIEGEVLRRVEEAKRIMERQLLEELEKQRQAELSAQKAREEEEKSKREELEKILEENNRKIADAQAKLAEEQLRIVEEQRKIHEERMKLEQDRQKQQKEEQKIILGKGKSRPKLSFSLKATE; this is encoded by the exons ATGGGCCGCTCCCGGAGCCGCAGCTCGTCCAGGTCCAAACACTCCAAAAGCAGCAAGCACAGCAAGAAACGGAGCCGGTCTCGGTCCAGAGACAAGGAGAGGACGAAGAAACGCTCCAAGTCACGAGAATCTAAAAGGAACCGGCGCAGAGAGTCTCGTTCAAGGTCTCGATCCACCACAACTTCGTCCCGCAGAGAAAGAGTAGCCTCGCCGCCGGAGCGCCTCGACATCTTCGGCCGGACACTGAGCAAGAGAAATGCCCTGGACgagaagcagaggaaggaagatgaagaaagaaagaccGAAATGGAAAGACAAAGGAAGAT TCGGCAGCTGGAGATAGAGGAGAAGCTGATTGAAGAGGAAACGGCACGGCgagtggaggagctggtggCCAAGCGGgttgaggaggagctggagaagaggaaggacgaGATCGAAGGGGAGGTTCTTCGACGTGTTGAGGAAGCAAAGCGCATCATGGAGCGGCAGCTTCTAGAGGAACTGGAGAAGCAGCGGCAGGCAGAGTTGTCAGCGCAGAAAGCTAGAGAG gaagaagaaaaatctaAGCGGGAGGAGCTGGAAAAAATCCTGGAAGAGAATAACCGCAAGATCGCCGATGCTCAGGCCAAACTG GCTGAGGAGCAGTTGCGTATTgtagaggaacagagaaagatTCACGAGGAGCGTATGAAGCTGGAGCAGGACCGTcagaagcagcagaaggaggagcagaaaaTAATCCTCGGCAAGGGCAAATCCAGGCCCAagctctccttctccctcaagGCCACTGAATAA
- the efnb2a gene encoding ephrin-B2a, which produces MGDSMWIYYFGVLFIAFKVDLCRALILESIYWNTTNTKFVPGQGVVLYPQIGDKLDIVCPRVDGGVRDGVEYYKVYMVSREQLESCTITKAETPLLNCVKPDQDVKFTLKFQEFSPNLWGLEFFRGKDYYIISTSNGTMEGIENQEGGVCKTKSMKIIMKVGQNPTDPISPKDNPTRVPYSPNYSDGKDTYNPNEVLEKTDVASRESNDNNNGGKSSSIIGSDVAIFVGIASGSVIFIIIIIMLVLLLLKYRRRHRKHSPQHAATLSLSTLATPKRSGGGGNNNGSEPSDIIIPLRTADSVFCPHYEKVSGDYGHPVYIVQEMPPQSPANIYYKV; this is translated from the exons ATGGGGGATTCGATGTGGATTTATTATTTTGGAGTTTTGTTTATTGCCTTCAAAGTGGACTTGTGCCGGGCGCTCATCCTGGAGTCCATCTACTGGAACACAACAAATACCAA atTTGTGCCAGGCCAAGGGGTGGTATTGTACCCCCAGATTGGGGATAAGTTGGACATTGTGTGCCCCCGCGTGGACGGTGGGGTGAGGGATGGAGTGGAGTACTACAAGGTGTACATGGTCTCCAGGGAGCAGCTGGAGAGCTGCACCATCACCAAGGCTGAAACTCCACTCCTCAACTGTGTCAAGCCTGACCAGGATGTAAAGTTCACCCTCAAGTTCCAGGAGTTCAGCCCCAATTTGTGGGGCCTAGAGTTCTTCAGGGGGAAAGACTACTACATCATCT CTACTTCTAACGGCACCATGGAGGGAATTGAAAACCAGGAGGGAGGAGTGTGCAAAACCAAGTCCATGAAAATAATCATGAAAGTGGGACAAA ATCCCACTGATCCTATTTCACCCAAAGACAACCCCACCAGAGTACCCTACTCTCCAAATTACTCAGATGGCAAGGACACCTACAACCCTAATGAAGTTCTGGAAAAGACAG ATGTAGCATCCAGAGAAAGCAATGACAACAACAATGGTGGAAAGTCCTCCAGCATCATTGGCTCAGATGTGGCCATCTTCGTTGGCATCGCCTCGGGCAGCgtcattttcatcatcatcatcattatgctGGTCCTGCTACTGCTCAAGTACCGGCGGCGGCACCGTAAGCACTCGCCGCAGCATGCCGCCACGCTGTCTCTAAGCACCCTGGCCACGCCCAAACGGAGTGGAGGCGGCGGGAACAATAACGGCTCAGAGCCCAGTGATATCATCATCCCGCTCAGGACTGCTGACAGCGTCTTCTGCCCGCACTACGAGAAGGTCAGCGGCGATTACGGCCATCCGGTCTACATAGTTCAGGAGATGCCGCCTCAGAGCCCGGCTAACATCTATTACAAAGTCTGA